The stretch of DNA GCCCGGGCTGCGCTGGCGCTGGCCGGGAAGCGCCTTCCGCAATGCGCTGCTGGGCTTCTCGGCCTACTCCTTCCTGTCGCGCTTTGCCACGCTGTCCTATGCCCATGCCGACAAGCTGATCATCGGCGCCCTGGTGGGCGTCACCGGCCTGGCGTATTTCACGGTGGCAGCCACGCTCGCCAACCGCGTGCTGAGCCTGACCTTCCGCCTGTCGGGCGTGTTCTTCCCGGCGGCCAGCGCGCTGGCCGCCAGCGGAGAGTATGCGCGCCTCGACCGCGTCTACCTGAAGGCGACCCGCTACGTGGTCTTCCTGAACGCCGCGATCCTGGTGCTGGTGGCCGTGTTCGCGCACCAGATTCTCGGCTACTGGATGAACGAGGACTTCGCCCGCGCCGGCGCGATGGTGCTGGCCGTGATGGCGCTGTCCCAGTTCGTCGACTCGCTCACCAGCCTGCCGTCGCTGGTCAACGACGGCATGGGCCACCCGCGCGTGTCCGGCCTGTTCGCCGTCACCCGCGCCCTGGCCGGCCTGGCCATCGTCTACACCGGCGTGGCTGGCTGGGGCATCGATGGCGCCGCCTGGGGCCACCTGGTGGCCTCGCTCGTCTTTACCAGCGTGTTCCTGGTCTACGTCCATGGCCGCACCGTGCCGACCACCCTCGGACGGCTGCTGGGGCAGGGCTATGCGCCGGGCCTGTTCGGCGTGGTCCTGGTGGCGGTCGCCGCCACCGCCGCCGAGCAGCTGTTCGACCGCGGCGCCTGGGATTTCGTGTTCATTCTCGGCGTGACCGTGCTGCTGCTGGGCGTGCACGGCGCGCTGTTCGTCGTCGAGCGCGACGACCGGCTGATGGCATGGTCGCGCCTGAAGGCCGGCTGGTCGCGCTGGCAGGCGAAAGGAGCCTAGATTTTGCGGATATTGATGGTGTCGGAAGATTTGCCGGGCGCCCAGCTCGGCGGCCTGGCCAAGCATGTCGTCACGCTGTCGAATGCCCTGCTCGAAGAAGGCCACCACGTGGACATCATGGGCCGCTCGGACCGGGCCCACCCGAAAAGCGCCGAGGAAATCGGCTTCCACGGGCAATTCATCCCCGGGTTCGACTTCCGCCGGGTCGGCTGGAAGGAAGCCCAGCTGGGCTTTTTCAACCCCGCCAAGCGGCCCTGGTTCGCCGCCAGGGTGGCGCGCGCGCTGTCCGCGCATGCGCGCAGGATCGGCGACTACGACGTGGTGCACTACCACGGCCACCTGCCCATGACCGGGCTGTATGTCGATGCCGGCCTGAACTTCGTCCAGACCCGCCACGACCAGGGCAGCGAATGCGTGACCCACCTGCGCTTCAGAAACGGCGCCGTGTGCGAGGCGACCTCGCCGCGCGCCTGCGCCGGCTGCGCCCACGCGGCGCCGGGGCCGGTGCGCACCCTGTTGTCCGGCCACGCGGTGGCGCGCTACCGGGGCGAGACCGAGCGCACGTTCGCGCAGCACAAGACGATCTTCGTGTCGGACTTCCTGCGCCGCCAGTTCCTGCGCACGCTGCCGCATGCGGACCTGGGGCGCTCGCGCGTGATCCACAACTTCATCAATTACCGCAAGCTGGCGCGCCTGGCCAGCGCCAGCGGCGCCCCCAGGCCGGGGCAGGTGCTGCTGGCCGGGCGCATCGATACCGGCAAGGGCTTCGCCGAATTCCTGGCCGCGGCGCGCGCGCGCCTGCCGGCCGGGGCGCAGCTGCTGGTGGTCGGCGACGGCCCGCTGCGCGCGCGCCTGGAGGCCGAGTATGCGAGCGAACAGATACGCTTCCTCGGCTGGCAAGCGAACCAGGACGTGGTGGCCCTGACCGCCACCAGCCATGCCTGCGTGGTGCCCTCGGTGTGGGAAGAACCCTGCGGCACCACCATTCTCGAAGCGCTGGCACTGGGCCGACCCTGCCTGGCCCTGGCGCGCGGCGGCAACCCCGAGCTTGCCGTCTACGAGTCCTATCCCGGCCAGCTGCGCCTGGCCACGTCGATGGAGGAGCTGGTCACGCAGCTCGTCGACGAACTGGCGCGGCCGGCCCAGGCGCGTCCATTGCCGGCAATCGCCGGGATGGACGTTTTCCAGGCCCTTCCCAAGATCGTGGACTTCTATGCACAATAATTCTTCGACCCCTGCCGCCGGCAAGCCGACTTTTTCCATCGTTACCTGCACCTGGAACAGTGCCGCGACCCTGGCCGATACCCTGGCCTCGGTCCAGGCCCAGACCTGCCAGGACTACGAACACATTTTCGTGGACGGCGGCTCCACCGACGAGACCCTCGACATGATCGCCGCCTACATGCGCGACAGGCCAGGCAACAAGCGGGTGCTGCGCGACGTCGGCGGCGGCATCAGCCGCGCCATGAACCAGGGCATCGAAGCGGCACGGGGCGAGTACATCGCCCATCTGCATTCGGACGATTATTACAACGGGCCCGACGTGCTGGCCACCGTCAAGCGCGCCTTCGACGAGGCCCAGGCGGCAGAGCGGCCGGTGGACTGGGTGTACGGGAACATCCAGGTCCTGAAGGACGGCAAGATGGTGCCGCCGTACGCGATGCCGGCCTTTTCCTACCGCTCTTTCGTGGCCGGGCGCAGCTCGATCCCGCACCCGGCCGTGTTCATCCGCAAGTCGGCGTTCGAGCGCGTGGGGGCCTTCGATGAGAAGCTCAAGTACGCCATGGACATCGACTTGTGGCTGCGCCTGGGCGCGGTGGCGCGCCCGGCCATGATCGACCAGCCCCTGACCGTGTTCCGCGACCATGCGGGCAGCGTGTCCTCGGC from Massilia varians encodes:
- a CDS encoding oligosaccharide flippase family protein; amino-acid sequence: MNLRLARNAWSNLLGAAIPALVMLGTVPLVVKGLGDAGYGLYSLVTAIVGYFAVIDINVTAGSVKYIAEHNARKDDERIHETVSFGLATYAGIGLLGALGLFFSAGWLVGGVFAVPQHLVPEATATLRLAALGFLAGQLQSYLNSVPQSLMRYDISARLEMVFGTLVPLATVGVLLLGYGLFEVILLRVAASTLHCSILWGAIRRLLPGLRWRWPGSAFRNALLGFSAYSFLSRFATLSYAHADKLIIGALVGVTGLAYFTVAATLANRVLSLTFRLSGVFFPAASALAASGEYARLDRVYLKATRYVVFLNAAILVLVAVFAHQILGYWMNEDFARAGAMVLAVMALSQFVDSLTSLPSLVNDGMGHPRVSGLFAVTRALAGLAIVYTGVAGWGIDGAAWGHLVASLVFTSVFLVYVHGRTVPTTLGRLLGQGYAPGLFGVVLVAVAATAAEQLFDRGAWDFVFILGVTVLLLGVHGALFVVERDDRLMAWSRLKAGWSRWQAKGA
- a CDS encoding glycosyltransferase family 4 protein; translated protein: MRILMVSEDLPGAQLGGLAKHVVTLSNALLEEGHHVDIMGRSDRAHPKSAEEIGFHGQFIPGFDFRRVGWKEAQLGFFNPAKRPWFAARVARALSAHARRIGDYDVVHYHGHLPMTGLYVDAGLNFVQTRHDQGSECVTHLRFRNGAVCEATSPRACAGCAHAAPGPVRTLLSGHAVARYRGETERTFAQHKTIFVSDFLRRQFLRTLPHADLGRSRVIHNFINYRKLARLASASGAPRPGQVLLAGRIDTGKGFAEFLAAARARLPAGAQLLVVGDGPLRARLEAEYASEQIRFLGWQANQDVVALTATSHACVVPSVWEEPCGTTILEALALGRPCLALARGGNPELAVYESYPGQLRLATSMEELVTQLVDELARPAQARPLPAIAGMDVFQALPKIVDFYAQ
- a CDS encoding glycosyltransferase family 2 protein; this translates as MHNNSSTPAAGKPTFSIVTCTWNSAATLADTLASVQAQTCQDYEHIFVDGGSTDETLDMIAAYMRDRPGNKRVLRDVGGGISRAMNQGIEAARGEYIAHLHSDDYYNGPDVLATVKRAFDEAQAAERPVDWVYGNIQVLKDGKMVPPYAMPAFSYRSFVAGRSSIPHPAVFIRKSAFERVGAFDEKLKYAMDIDLWLRLGAVARPAMIDQPLTVFRDHAGSVSSANRLKARQEEFNVRRRHMDKAPLAFGIYCLRYLKRVRELQAEARAVPAQ